Proteins from one Pyramidobacter piscolens W5455 genomic window:
- a CDS encoding 4Fe-4S dicluster domain-containing protein, with product MLNAMSLTVLRQFFMRCLTRPFPAMRMPDSMSGALQAAAEGKVALNPAVPRWGRFRGRLNYDRAKCIGCGMCTKVCPARAIVFDPDTEGQKPRKVMLHGDRCCFCAQCNDVCPVSALSMTTDFAFSSSGDRKAGTTRKDTGKAVRLPFQKEWLDPKPGEVEEFLPPELPEEVAAFSAEPPAPAAQPAAVEGK from the coding sequence ATGCTGAACGCCATGTCGCTGACGGTGCTCCGTCAGTTCTTTATGCGCTGCCTGACCCGTCCTTTCCCCGCCATGCGCATGCCCGATTCCATGAGCGGCGCGCTGCAGGCGGCGGCCGAGGGCAAAGTTGCCCTCAATCCTGCCGTGCCGCGCTGGGGGCGCTTTCGAGGGCGTCTGAATTACGACCGCGCCAAGTGCATCGGCTGCGGCATGTGCACCAAAGTCTGTCCGGCGCGCGCCATCGTCTTCGATCCCGACACCGAAGGGCAGAAGCCCCGCAAGGTGATGCTGCACGGCGACCGCTGCTGCTTCTGCGCGCAGTGCAACGACGTCTGTCCGGTGTCGGCGCTGAGCATGACGACCGATTTTGCCTTCTCCAGCTCCGGCGACCGCAAAGCCGGCACGACCCGGAAGGACACGGGCAAGGCGGTCCGGCTGCCGTTCCAGAAAGAATGGCTCGACCCCAAACCGGGCGAAGTGGAGGAGTTCCTGCCGCCGGAACTGCCCGAGGAAGTTGCCGCGTTTTCCGCAGAACCGCCGGCGCCTGCCGCGCAGCCCGCTGCGGTTGAAGGGAAATAA